GAGCTGTGAGTTTGCTTGTCTACCTCCGCTTTATTCCAGAGGTCAATAGCGAGGTTGTGAGCAGCCATCAGGCTGTAGTTTTCCTGCAGGGCCGATGCCTGCTCGGGCGTGAGCGCTAGGGTGACCCACTGGTTAAAGTGCAGATCACAGAGAATGTTGTGATCCTCAACAAACTGACGCATGAGCTCAGTACTCTGCTGGGTGAATGCCCAAAGGGCAAGGGTTTCTTCTAGCCCAACATTTTGGACAGACTCACCAAAGTTTTGGTTAGGGCCAATGACAACATGGCCGCCGTTGCGCCCTGTAGCCCCCGAAGACAGATTGCCTCGCTCTAGCAATGTCGTCTGGATTCCCAGTGAACTTAGCCAGTAGGCCGTGCTGACTCCGGTTAGACCGCCGCCGATTACCACGACATCCGAGGATGTGGGCAGGTCTTGGCTATCTGGCAGCGGTGGAAGCTCCAGGTTAGCTAGCCAGAAGGATTGACTCGATGTTTGAAAGTTCATACCTAAATCTTGCAAGCTGTTGACGCTCGCTGGCAATCCTCGACTGCCTCAGATTATCTTGTAGGCTGATTCACAATGCAGCAGCGAAAAAGGTTTCCCTATGGGCAGTGGCACAGATTGCCTTAGTCGGGCAATTGTTATCGGCGGCAGTATCGCAGGGCTTCTGACGGCTCGTGTTCTGTCTGAGGCGTTTCAAGAAGTTGTTATTGTTGAGCGAGATCAGCTGCCTCAAAGCAGTGCGCCCCGCAGAGGTGTGCCGCAATCTGTTCAGCCTCACATTCTGCTAACTAAGGGTTATCGGATTCTAGAAGCGCTATTTCCAGGAATTGGAGCAGATCTTCACTCTGCTGGGGCTTTGCCGATTGACTGGGGCAGAGAGTTTCACTACTACCACCGCGGTGGCCGCAATGCCACGTCTGAAGGCGATTCTGGTCTAGTGTCGTTTACGTGTACTCGACCCCTACTAGAGGCTACTGTGCGCAGTCGCGTAGCCAAGCTGCCGAATATAAAGTGGCTTGAGAGCTGCCGCGTCTGTGGGCTGGTGGGCGATCGCAACCAAGTGAGCGGCATTCGATATCGGCTGAGCCGTCCAACTGAGCAGGAGCAGCACCTTTCTGCTGATTTAGTGGTAGATGCCAGTGGCCGGGGTTCTCTTGCGCCTAAATGGCTCGGTGACATTGGGGCTGATGTTCCGGCTGCGACTGTTATAAATCCCTACGTTGGCTATGCCACCCAGCGATTGCAGATTCCGGAGGGCTGGCTTGCCGATTGGAAGGTGCTGCTGGTTAGCCAAGAAGCGCCGCATAACCCTCGCTTGGGATACCTAGCCCAGGTTGAAGGGGGAGAGTGGATTGCTACGCTCGGTGGCTATGGTAAAGACTACCCACCTCTGGAGCACAGTGGCTTTCTCGACTTTGCTAAGAGCTTGGCTAGCCCAGAATTTTATGAGGCAGTGAAGGCGGCTCAGCCAGTAACCGAGATTACGGCACACCGGGCAACAGCTAACCGGCTGTATCACTACGAACGCCTTCAAATGCCTCGTGGTTTTGCCGCTTTGGGCGATGCTGTCTGTGCCCTATGCCCTGTATACGGGCAAGGAATGACCCTTTCTGCTATTGCCGCAACAGTGCTTCAAGACTGGTTGCAGCAGCTCAAAGGCAATCAGCCGATGGATACCTCTAGCTTCCAACAGAGGTTAGCTAAAGGTTCGCAGTTTCCCTGGGGTGTGGCTACAGGATCAGATTCGCAGTTTCCTGGTACTGAAGGGGCTATTCCGTCGAAGCCATTGGGCGGACTGTTCCAGAAATACGTAGAGCAGCTGATTCAAAAGTCGCAGGAAGAGGCCTGGATCCACATTCGCTTTACAGAAATTGCCCATATGGTGAAGCCGCCCACAGCGTTTTTTGAGCCGCGGCTTGTGCTAAAAGCGCTGAGTCGGTAGCTGCTTATTCTGCTCGGGTGTCTCGCTTAAATCGTGGTTGAGAGCACTAGCGTGTTTTGATGGGCACGCTTTGCTTTGTCCATCGTACAAAACTGCTTATCCTGCTGTTTAGTGGATGACTTGCATGTGGCAAGGGTTGGAGATGCGATCGCATCTCCCCAAATTTCCTGCTGCCCAACTTCACTAGCACAGCCCGAAAGCGCTATTGCTTGAGCCCGCTTCTTAGTTTAGGATATAGTACAAAAATACTATTTTAGTTGAATAGCCCTGGGGGAATACTGATGACGCTGGCTAGCGGGTAAAGCTATCAACGCTTTAAGGGTTCTGAGCCATCAACCAAGTCTGGAGGGCTATGCAAACTCAATGGACACCTGAACAAGTGCTGGCATTAGCACCTGATGCGGCCTCTGCCAAAAATGGCCGGGGCCTCGCGATTGGTCACAAGTGGTCTTCTTTGGGAACGCATCAGTCAGCAGTTTGGGGCGAGTGCCAGGGCAGCGGCAAAAATCCCTACCGCACCCAGATTGACTTGAGTGAACCGGCCTTTCGCTGTAGCTGCCCCAGCCGCAAATTTCCCTGCAAGCACGGCTTGGCGTTGTTTCTGCTGCTGGCTGAGCAGTCCTCGGGATTTGCAGAGCAGGAACCGCCAGATTGGGTAGCTGAGTGGCTTTTGAGCCGAACCCAACGAAGTCAAAAACAGGCCCAAAAAGAAACCCAACCAAAGGAGCAGACGGCTGACCCTCAGGCTCAAGCGAAACGAGCCGCCGCCCGTCAGCAGAAGGTCAGTGCTGGCATTCAAGAATTGCGCCTTTGGCTCGAAGACCGGATACGCCAGGGATTGGCCACTTTACCGCAAGAATCCTATCAACTTTGGGACACGGTAGCGGCCCGCATGGTCGATGCTCAAGCCCCTGGGCTGGCCCGCCGTTTACGAGACTTGGCTGGAACCGTCCACAGCGGAGCAGGCTGGTGTGACGCTACCTTAGCCAGCATGAGCCAGATCTACCTCTTGCTAGAAGGATGCGATCGCATTGAAACCCTACCCCCTGAAGTACAGGCCGAGCTGCGAACTCAGATCGGCTGGGCCATCTCCCAAGAAGAGGTGCTCGCTGGAAAAGCCCATGCTGATCTGTGGCTGATAGTCGGGCAGCGGATTCAGCAAGAAGACCGTTTAAAAGTTCGCCGCACTTGGCTCTACGGGTTAGAAAGCTCAACCTCGGCGATGCTGCTCGATTTTGCCCACGGTCAGCAGCCCTTTGAGCAAACCCTGCTGCCGGGAACCTGCTTAGAAGCAGAACTGGTTTTCTACCCCAGTGCCTATCCTCTACGGGCTTTAGTCAAAACACGCCGGGAATCGGTGCCGCTGTCTAAGAGCCCACCAGGATATGCCGGAATAGAAGATGCGATCGCTTCGCTGACCGGTCAGGTCGCATCCTATAGCCAAGCCTATGCCGCCTGTCCTTGGCTGGAGCAGTTTCCCCTGCTGCTGCAGGCGGTTGTGCCGCTGCGAGATGGAGAACGCTGGCTGCTGCGAGACGCTCAAGGATTAGTCTTGCCTTTGCTGAGTCGGCTAAAACCTCAGCAAGGCTGGCAACTTCTGGCACTCAGCGGAGGTCATCCCCTCACTCTATTTGGTGAATGGAATGGGACGGAACTGCTGCCATTAAGCGTTTGGGTAGAGGAGGCATTTTATGGGTTGGCAAGCTGATTCTCCCTGGCAGGCGGTTGTTTCTGCAGCCCTGTTGGGCACTGAGCGGCAGCCCTTCACTTCCCCCACTGCACCGGGAAAACTGGGGCAGCTACTCGCGCAGTTAACCTCCCATGCACCAGAATCTGCGCTGTTGACAGCGGCTGCTGCCCTTTCGCTGCATCAGCGGGCTGGGTGGTTTCCTGAAAACTATTCAGGTTCAGCGCCAGCACCCTGCAGCCTTGATGACTTGCCTCGCTGCAGTACCCGTGCAGGTCGATTTCTTCAGCAAATGCTTCAACGACAGTACTCACCCGTTTTGCCAGAATGGCTTGGACTGGCAACCCAGCTAGGGCAACGAGTTCCCGACATCTATCTGCCCCAACTGCTGAACCTGGGCCAGCAACAGCGAGACTTACGCAGCCTCATCCTGCCAGTTTTGGGACAGCGGGGCCGCTGGTTAGCAGCTCAAAACTTAGACTGGAGCTATGCGGTCGAGGTTGCTACTGAAGCAGATTGGGAAACGGGATCTCAGGCCGCACGGTTGCTATATCTAAAGGAACTGCGCTCTCAAGATCCAGAGCGAGCCCGAGAATTGCTGGCGGCGACCTGGAGCCACGAACCCGCCAGCGATCGCACCCAATTCCTCGAAACCTTTCGCACTGGCTTAAGTCTGGCAGATGAGCCTTTTCTAGAGGAAGCCCTCACAGATCGCAGTAAGGAAGTGCGCCGCACTGCCGCCGATCTGTTGGCCAGCCTACCCGAATCTCGCCTGTGTCAACGCTTGGCTGAGCAGGTTCAGCAGCATATCTTTCTCAACCCGACTCAGGTTCCTACTCTGACCGTTCAGCTACCAGACTCCCTCAATCCGGCTCTGATTCACGACGGGATTGAACCCAAGCCCAGTCAGTTTGTCGCCACACAGCTAGGCGAAAAAGCCTGGTGGCTGCTGCAAATGATCGGAGCCACTCCCCTCAGCTTCTGGAGCGAGACTTGGAAGATCCCCCCTGCAGAAATCGTCGGACACGCTAAAGACCACGAGTGGGAAGCCGTCTTGCTAGAGGGCTGGGCACTTGCAGCAAAACGGCAGCAAAATGCCGACTGGGTGCAAGCTTTATTAGGAATTTGGCTGGCGGAAGGAGTAGT
The window above is part of the Pseudanabaena sp. FACHB-2040 genome. Proteins encoded here:
- a CDS encoding SWIM zinc finger family protein, yielding MQTQWTPEQVLALAPDAASAKNGRGLAIGHKWSSLGTHQSAVWGECQGSGKNPYRTQIDLSEPAFRCSCPSRKFPCKHGLALFLLLAEQSSGFAEQEPPDWVAEWLLSRTQRSQKQAQKETQPKEQTADPQAQAKRAAARQQKVSAGIQELRLWLEDRIRQGLATLPQESYQLWDTVAARMVDAQAPGLARRLRDLAGTVHSGAGWCDATLASMSQIYLLLEGCDRIETLPPEVQAELRTQIGWAISQEEVLAGKAHADLWLIVGQRIQQEDRLKVRRTWLYGLESSTSAMLLDFAHGQQPFEQTLLPGTCLEAELVFYPSAYPLRALVKTRRESVPLSKSPPGYAGIEDAIASLTGQVASYSQAYAACPWLEQFPLLLQAVVPLRDGERWLLRDAQGLVLPLLSRLKPQQGWQLLALSGGHPLTLFGEWNGTELLPLSVWVEEAFYGLAS
- a CDS encoding DUF5691 domain-containing protein, which gives rise to MGWQADSPWQAVVSAALLGTERQPFTSPTAPGKLGQLLAQLTSHAPESALLTAAAALSLHQRAGWFPENYSGSAPAPCSLDDLPRCSTRAGRFLQQMLQRQYSPVLPEWLGLATQLGQRVPDIYLPQLLNLGQQQRDLRSLILPVLGQRGRWLAAQNLDWSYAVEVATEADWETGSQAARLLYLKELRSQDPERARELLAATWSHEPASDRTQFLETFRTGLSLADEPFLEEALTDRSKEVRRTAADLLASLPESRLCQRLAEQVQQHIFLNPTQVPTLTVQLPDSLNPALIHDGIEPKPSQFVATQLGEKAWWLLQMIGATPLSFWSETWKIPPAEIVGHAKDHEWEAVLLEGWALAAKRQQNADWVQALLGIWLAEGVVRTPVLPDVRLDSLLNILSFNQQSAVLVDLLKSGPGKVNDFLTLSLLRSRDGWSLKLAETVLDHLEDYLSHQNPAMNQAWELHAALKEFARVIPIGLLPRAVQLQEGLPPDSPWAASVREFLALLRFRQKMVQAFEVTDSG
- a CDS encoding FAD-dependent monooxygenase, with translation MGSGTDCLSRAIVIGGSIAGLLTARVLSEAFQEVVIVERDQLPQSSAPRRGVPQSVQPHILLTKGYRILEALFPGIGADLHSAGALPIDWGREFHYYHRGGRNATSEGDSGLVSFTCTRPLLEATVRSRVAKLPNIKWLESCRVCGLVGDRNQVSGIRYRLSRPTEQEQHLSADLVVDASGRGSLAPKWLGDIGADVPAATVINPYVGYATQRLQIPEGWLADWKVLLVSQEAPHNPRLGYLAQVEGGEWIATLGGYGKDYPPLEHSGFLDFAKSLASPEFYEAVKAAQPVTEITAHRATANRLYHYERLQMPRGFAALGDAVCALCPVYGQGMTLSAIAATVLQDWLQQLKGNQPMDTSSFQQRLAKGSQFPWGVATGSDSQFPGTEGAIPSKPLGGLFQKYVEQLIQKSQEEAWIHIRFTEIAHMVKPPTAFFEPRLVLKALSR